A stretch of Alligator mississippiensis isolate rAllMis1 chromosome 14, rAllMis1, whole genome shotgun sequence DNA encodes these proteins:
- the ETV7 gene encoding transcription factor ETV7 isoform X2, with protein MQGEVMVDSSSGPVPAVNMPLQSQPRCVTSLQPITEGEIFKLPGRLSDVLYELLQYIKIQRQALVCSPLFNSPFRDAKHMEMHSTVGGMNCRLEVSPGRVSSLLTTCPSHREQPRSPRKVFFREEPLNLSHHGSEVSCRPEVICCFPAPPPAPVDGKIADCRLLWDYVYQLLSDSRYEPYIKWEDKEAKVFRVVDPNGLAKLWGNHKNRMNMTYEKMSRALRHYYKLNIIKKEPGQKLLFRFLKTPGEIIHEKSSKLEQLESEEQEGLDFKEDVVEVSP; from the exons ATGCAG GGTGAAGTGATGGTTGATTCTTCTTCAGGCCCGGTACCAGCAGTTAACATGCCACTGCAGTCACAGCCCAGATGTGTGACCTCGCTGCAGCCCATCACGGAGGGAGAAATCTTCAAgttgccaggcaggctca GTGACGTTTTATACGAGTTACTCCAGTACATCAAAATCCAGCGGCAAGCCCTTGTGTGCAGCCCATTGTTTAATTCACCCTTTCGGGATGCAAAACACATGGAGATGCACAGCACGGTGGGAG GTATGAACTGCAGGTTAGAAGTCTCCCCAGGAAGGGTCTCTTCATTGCTAACGACATGTCCAAGCCACAGAGAACAGCCCAGGTCTCCCAGAAAGGTCTTCTTCAGAGAGGAGCCACTTAATCTCTCTCATCATGGCTCAGAAGTCAGCTGTAGGCCAGAGGTCATCTGTTGttttcctgctcccccaccagccccagttGATGGTAAAATTGCAG ACTGCAGGTTACTCTGGGACTATGTCTATCAGCTGCTGTCTGACAGCCGGTACGAACCatacatcaaatgggaagataaGGAAGCCAAGGTCTTTCGGGTTGTCGATCCTAATGGACTTGCCAAGCTCTGGGGGAACCATAAG AACCGCATGAACATGACATACGAAAAAATGTCAAGAGCCTTAAGGCATTATTACAAACTCAACATCATCAAAAAGGAACCAGGCCAAAAGCTGTTATTTAG atttttgaaaaCACCTGGGGAGATAATACATGAGAAATCCAGCAAGCTGGAACAGCTGGAAAGCGAGGAACAGGAGGGACTGGATTTCAAGGAGGATGTGGTGGAGGTATCGCCCTAA
- the ETV7 gene encoding transcription factor ETV7 isoform X3 — translation MQGEVMVDSSSGPVPAVNMPLQSQPRCVTSLQPITEGEIFKLPGRLRIQPSLWSKDDVIHWLRWAEKEYSLRPTDESKFEMNGKALCILTKDDFRYRAPSSGDVLYELLQYIKIQRQALVCSPLFNSPFRDAKHMEMHSTVGDCRLLWDYVYQLLSDSRYEPYIKWEDKEAKVFRVVDPNGLAKLWGNHKNRMNMTYEKMSRALRHYYKLNIIKKEPGQKLLFRFLKTPGEIIHEKSSKLEQLESEEQEGLDFKEDVVEVSP, via the exons ATGCAG GGTGAAGTGATGGTTGATTCTTCTTCAGGCCCGGTACCAGCAGTTAACATGCCACTGCAGTCACAGCCCAGATGTGTGACCTCGCTGCAGCCCATCACGGAGGGAGAAATCTTCAAgttgccaggcaggctca GAATCCAGCCCTCGCTCTGGAGCAAAGATGATGTGATCCATTGGTTAAGATGGGCCGAGAAAGAATATTCCCTCCGGCCAACAGATGAAAGCAAGtttgaaatgaatggaaaagcCCTCTGCATTCTCACCAAGGATGATTTCAGATACAGGGCTCCTAGCTCAG GTGACGTTTTATACGAGTTACTCCAGTACATCAAAATCCAGCGGCAAGCCCTTGTGTGCAGCCCATTGTTTAATTCACCCTTTCGGGATGCAAAACACATGGAGATGCACAGCACGGTGGGAG ACTGCAGGTTACTCTGGGACTATGTCTATCAGCTGCTGTCTGACAGCCGGTACGAACCatacatcaaatgggaagataaGGAAGCCAAGGTCTTTCGGGTTGTCGATCCTAATGGACTTGCCAAGCTCTGGGGGAACCATAAG AACCGCATGAACATGACATACGAAAAAATGTCAAGAGCCTTAAGGCATTATTACAAACTCAACATCATCAAAAAGGAACCAGGCCAAAAGCTGTTATTTAG atttttgaaaaCACCTGGGGAGATAATACATGAGAAATCCAGCAAGCTGGAACAGCTGGAAAGCGAGGAACAGGAGGGACTGGATTTCAAGGAGGATGTGGTGGAGGTATCGCCCTAA
- the ETV7 gene encoding transcription factor ETV7 isoform X1 produces MQGEVMVDSSSGPVPAVNMPLQSQPRCVTSLQPITEGEIFKLPGRLRIQPSLWSKDDVIHWLRWAEKEYSLRPTDESKFEMNGKALCILTKDDFRYRAPSSGDVLYELLQYIKIQRQALVCSPLFNSPFRDAKHMEMHSTVGGMNCRLEVSPGRVSSLLTTCPSHREQPRSPRKVFFREEPLNLSHHGSEVSCRPEVICCFPAPPPAPVDGKIADCRLLWDYVYQLLSDSRYEPYIKWEDKEAKVFRVVDPNGLAKLWGNHKNRMNMTYEKMSRALRHYYKLNIIKKEPGQKLLFRFLKTPGEIIHEKSSKLEQLESEEQEGLDFKEDVVEVSP; encoded by the exons ATGCAG GGTGAAGTGATGGTTGATTCTTCTTCAGGCCCGGTACCAGCAGTTAACATGCCACTGCAGTCACAGCCCAGATGTGTGACCTCGCTGCAGCCCATCACGGAGGGAGAAATCTTCAAgttgccaggcaggctca GAATCCAGCCCTCGCTCTGGAGCAAAGATGATGTGATCCATTGGTTAAGATGGGCCGAGAAAGAATATTCCCTCCGGCCAACAGATGAAAGCAAGtttgaaatgaatggaaaagcCCTCTGCATTCTCACCAAGGATGATTTCAGATACAGGGCTCCTAGCTCAG GTGACGTTTTATACGAGTTACTCCAGTACATCAAAATCCAGCGGCAAGCCCTTGTGTGCAGCCCATTGTTTAATTCACCCTTTCGGGATGCAAAACACATGGAGATGCACAGCACGGTGGGAG GTATGAACTGCAGGTTAGAAGTCTCCCCAGGAAGGGTCTCTTCATTGCTAACGACATGTCCAAGCCACAGAGAACAGCCCAGGTCTCCCAGAAAGGTCTTCTTCAGAGAGGAGCCACTTAATCTCTCTCATCATGGCTCAGAAGTCAGCTGTAGGCCAGAGGTCATCTGTTGttttcctgctcccccaccagccccagttGATGGTAAAATTGCAG ACTGCAGGTTACTCTGGGACTATGTCTATCAGCTGCTGTCTGACAGCCGGTACGAACCatacatcaaatgggaagataaGGAAGCCAAGGTCTTTCGGGTTGTCGATCCTAATGGACTTGCCAAGCTCTGGGGGAACCATAAG AACCGCATGAACATGACATACGAAAAAATGTCAAGAGCCTTAAGGCATTATTACAAACTCAACATCATCAAAAAGGAACCAGGCCAAAAGCTGTTATTTAG atttttgaaaaCACCTGGGGAGATAATACATGAGAAATCCAGCAAGCTGGAACAGCTGGAAAGCGAGGAACAGGAGGGACTGGATTTCAAGGAGGATGTGGTGGAGGTATCGCCCTAA